Proteins found in one Lycium ferocissimum isolate CSIRO_LF1 chromosome 6, AGI_CSIRO_Lferr_CH_V1, whole genome shotgun sequence genomic segment:
- the LOC132059281 gene encoding uncharacterized protein LOC132059281 isoform X1: protein MDSREEGQIMAAANYYSKDFEWDQLRQEIEKDSCFAHHLLPFPNQNTQNQETHLSSLCSQQEDSEAWNKFHTRHSTGKFFKERRYLLKEFPELASCKECSTVLEVGCGNGSTALPILRGNTSISLYACDCSKEALERAKENIEAANINLAKERFSTFQCDFSASGFPNWLICTSCRESFFQKQNMCFTDARSCSKQDFPDPPISAKNNSCIGGVDFVTLIFTLSAVPLHRMSRAITECFSVLKPGGLLLFRDYGLYDMTMLRFEPEQRVGYREYMRSDGTRSYFFCLDNVRDLFCGTGFSELELEYCCVQSVNRRNGKIMRRVWIHGKFQKPHVHLG from the exons atggATTCAAGAGAGGAAGGACAAATTATGGCAGCAGCAAACTACTATTCAAAGGACTTTGAATGGGATCAACTTCGCCAAGAAATCGAAAAAGATTCTTGTTTTGCTCACCATTTGCTTCcttttccaaatcaaaatacacaaaatcaagaaacccaTTTGTCTTCTTTATGTAGCCAACAAGAAGATTCAGAAGCATGGAACAAGTTTCATACTCGCCATTCCACTGGTAAATTCTTTAAG GAGCGGCGGTACTTGCTTAAGGAATTCCCAGAGCTAGCCTCGTGCAAGGAATGCTCGACAGTTTTGGAGGTCGGTTGTGGAAATGGTAGTACAGCTCTGCCAATATTACG TGGAAACACGAGCATCTCTCTGTATGCTTGTGACTGCAGCAAAGAGGCTCTTGAGAGAGCTAAAGAGAATATTGAAGCTGCTAATATAAACTTGGCTAAAGAACGTTTTTCCACATTCCAATGTGATTTCTCTGCAAGTGGATTTCCAAACTGGTTAATTTGCACTTCTTGCCGTGAAAGTTTCTTCCAGAAGCAAAATATGTGCTTCACAG ATGCAAGAAGCTGTAGTAAGCAAGATTTCCCCGATCCACCGATATCTGCCAAGAACAATAGCTGCATTGGCGGAGTAGATTTTGTTACCTTA ATATTTACACTATCGGCAGTGCCACTTCACAGGATGTCGAGAGCAATCACAGAATGCTTCTCCGTTCTAAAGCCCGGAGGGCTGTTGTTATTCAGAGATTATG GTCTTTATGATATGACCATGCTTCGGTTCGAACCAGAGCAAAGAGTAGGATACAGGGAGTACATGCGTTCTGATGGAACAAGGTCTTACTTCTTTTGCTTGGATAATGTAAGAGATCTCTTCTGTGGCACAGGATTCAGTGAG CTTGAGCTTGAATATTGTTGTGTCCAGTCAGTAAATCGACGGAATGGGAAGATCATGCGAAGAGTATGGATTCATGGGAAGTTCCAGAAGCCACATGTCCACTTAGGTTAA
- the LOC132059281 gene encoding uncharacterized protein LOC132059281 isoform X2 yields MDSREEGQIMAAANYYSKDFEWDQLRQEIEKDSCFAHHLLPFPNQNTQNQETHLSSLCSQQEDSEAWNKFHTRHSTGKFFKERRYLLKEFPELASCKECSTVLEVGCGNGSTALPILRGNTSISLYACDCSKEALERAKENIEAANINLAKERFSTFQCDFSASGFPNWLICTSCRESFFQKQNMCFTDARSCSKQDFPDPPISAKNNSCIGGVDFVTLIFTLSAVPLHRMSRAITECFSVLKPGGLLLFRDYGLYDMTMLRFEPEQRVGYREYMRSDGTRSYFFCLDNLELEYCCVQSVNRRNGKIMRRVWIHGKFQKPHVHLG; encoded by the exons atggATTCAAGAGAGGAAGGACAAATTATGGCAGCAGCAAACTACTATTCAAAGGACTTTGAATGGGATCAACTTCGCCAAGAAATCGAAAAAGATTCTTGTTTTGCTCACCATTTGCTTCcttttccaaatcaaaatacacaaaatcaagaaacccaTTTGTCTTCTTTATGTAGCCAACAAGAAGATTCAGAAGCATGGAACAAGTTTCATACTCGCCATTCCACTGGTAAATTCTTTAAG GAGCGGCGGTACTTGCTTAAGGAATTCCCAGAGCTAGCCTCGTGCAAGGAATGCTCGACAGTTTTGGAGGTCGGTTGTGGAAATGGTAGTACAGCTCTGCCAATATTACG TGGAAACACGAGCATCTCTCTGTATGCTTGTGACTGCAGCAAAGAGGCTCTTGAGAGAGCTAAAGAGAATATTGAAGCTGCTAATATAAACTTGGCTAAAGAACGTTTTTCCACATTCCAATGTGATTTCTCTGCAAGTGGATTTCCAAACTGGTTAATTTGCACTTCTTGCCGTGAAAGTTTCTTCCAGAAGCAAAATATGTGCTTCACAG ATGCAAGAAGCTGTAGTAAGCAAGATTTCCCCGATCCACCGATATCTGCCAAGAACAATAGCTGCATTGGCGGAGTAGATTTTGTTACCTTA ATATTTACACTATCGGCAGTGCCACTTCACAGGATGTCGAGAGCAATCACAGAATGCTTCTCCGTTCTAAAGCCCGGAGGGCTGTTGTTATTCAGAGATTATG GTCTTTATGATATGACCATGCTTCGGTTCGAACCAGAGCAAAGAGTAGGATACAGGGAGTACATGCGTTCTGATGGAACAAGGTCTTACTTCTTTTGCTTGGATAAT CTTGAGCTTGAATATTGTTGTGTCCAGTCAGTAAATCGACGGAATGGGAAGATCATGCGAAGAGTATGGATTCATGGGAAGTTCCAGAAGCCACATGTCCACTTAGGTTAA
- the LOC132059280 gene encoding UDP-glycosyltransferase 86A1-like, with translation MELKKHLQPHAVLIPLPLQGHINPFTHLAMKLASKGFTITFVSTESTHQQIATAQSLKDDDNPFSHAQKSGLDIRYAKINDGFPLSFDRRANASQFMEGLTHVFQAHVDDFIENLVLSKPNPPISCIIADSFHVWASMIAKKYNLVNVSFWTEPATVLTVFYHTDLLKSNGHFRCHDKYEDTIRYIPGVLAIKPQDLPSYCQDADDSARYVFKCIEDAKKADFVIGNTVQELESSTISVLQKQQPFYAIGPVFPTSFSKRTISTSLLPASDYTNWLNSKQDGTVLYISFGSLANLSKQDILEIAQGILISKVSFIWVLRHNILVSGERNVLPIGFEKETADRGLVVPWCSQLGVLSHPAVGGFLTHCGWNSILESIWCKVPMVCFPVMADQLTNRKLVVDDWRIGVNLCTGRLIRRDVVAENIGRIMSKSDESRKNIEKTNMAFQNALSDEGSSEKNLNQFTEDMKNKISQKN, from the exons ATGGAGCTGAAAAAACACCTACAACCACATGCAGTACTCATACCACTTCCTCTTCAAGGCCATATAAATCCATTCACACACCTAGCCATGAAGCTTGCTTCAAAAGGTTTTACCATCACCTTTGTCAGCACAGAATCAACTCACCAGCAGATAGCCACAGCTCAGTCGCTTAAAGATGATGACAACCCTTTCTCCCATGCACAGAAATCCGGTCTTGACATTCGTTATGCCAAAATTAACGATGGCTTTCCACTGAGTTTTGACAGGAGGGCCAACGCGAGCCAGTTCATGGAAGGTCTCACTCATGTTTTCCAAGCTCATGTGGATGACTTCATTGAAAATCTAGTCCTCTCGAAGCCAAACCCACCAATTTCTTGTATAATAGCTGACAGTTTCCACGTGTGGGCATCAATGATTGCCAAGAAATATAATCTTGTCAATGTTTCATTTTGGACTGAACCAGCAACAGTGCTTACAGTCTTCTATCACACGGACCTGCTCAAGAGTAATGGCCACTTCAGGTGTCATG ATAAGTATGAAGACACCATTAGATACATACCAGGAGTTCTAGCCATCAAACCACAAGATTTACCTTCATATTGTCAAGATGCTGATGACAGCGCCCGTTATGTGTTCAAGTGTATTGAAGATGCAAAGAAAGCAGACTTTGTCATTGGTAATACAGTGCAAGAACTAGAGTCTTCCACCATCTCAGTTTTACAAAAACAGCAGCCATTCTATGCAATTGGGCCAGTCTTCCCCACAAGCTTCAGCAAGAGAACAATTTCAACGAGCCTGCTACCAGCATCAGATTATACCAACTGGCTCAATAGCAAACAAGATGGTACAGTGTTATACATCTCATTTGGTAGTCTTGCTAATCTGAGTAAACAGGATATTCTGGAAATTGCACAAGGCATCCTGATAAGTAAGGTGAGTTTCATTTGGGTGCTACGTCACAATATCTTGGTTTCTGGAGAAAGAAATGTTTTGCCTATTGGATTTGAGAAAGAAACTGCAGATAGAGGATTGGTTGTGCCATGGTGCTCTCAACTAGGAGTACTATCACATCCAGCAGTTGGAGGGTTTTTGACTCATTGTGGGTGGAATTCAATCTTGGAGAGCATATGGTGTAAAGTTCCGATGGTGTGCTTTCCTGTTATGGCAGATCAACTTACTAACAGGAAATTAGTGGTTGATGATTGGAGGATTGGTGTGAATCTTTGCACTGGAAGATTAATCAGGAGGGATGTAGTAGCGGAGAATATTGGAAGGATAATGAGTAAATCAGATGAATCTAGGAAAAATATAGAGAAAACGAATATGGCCTTTCAGAATGCACTTTCTGATGAGGGATCTTCAGAGAAGAATCTCAACCAATTCACAGAAGacatgaagaacaagatttcTCAGAAAAATTGA